From Luteitalea sp., the proteins below share one genomic window:
- the nuoD gene encoding NADH dehydrogenase (quinone) subunit D, with protein MPELRTETMTVNMGPQHPSTHGVLRLVIELDGENIVTAGVTIGYLHTGIEKTAEQKKWQQVIPLVERMDYLAAQSNAMAFVLAVERLLDLETRMPDRVTRIRALIMELQRLSSHLVWLGTHAMEVGAVSVMLYCFRERELLLNINEMIAGFRLFPSYIRIGGLREELPIGFHDAVREFLDRLPPKLRDYHNLLTKNRIWEKRTRGVGVLSKQDALDWGLVGPIGRASGLNYDVRRVFPYLCYDTLDFDVPLESDGDVYARYLVRMREMEESAKICRQLIDQISPTGDWAVDDPRLVPPPKDQVYTEMEALIQHFLIYSQGFTVPAGEAYVPIEGPRGEQGFYVVSDGTNRPWRIKSRPPSFLACQALPKLIEGGLIADVIAVIGSTDVVMGDVDR; from the coding sequence ATGCCTGAGCTGCGCACGGAAACGATGACGGTCAACATGGGGCCGCAGCACCCCAGTACCCATGGTGTGCTGCGCCTGGTCATCGAGCTCGATGGGGAGAACATCGTCACGGCCGGCGTGACGATTGGTTACCTGCATACGGGTATCGAAAAGACCGCGGAGCAGAAGAAGTGGCAGCAAGTCATCCCGCTCGTCGAGCGTATGGATTACCTCGCGGCTCAGAGCAATGCCATGGCTTTCGTGCTCGCGGTCGAGCGGTTGCTCGACCTCGAGACGCGCATGCCAGACCGCGTGACCAGGATTCGCGCCCTAATCATGGAGTTGCAGCGTCTGTCGAGCCATCTCGTCTGGCTTGGCACACACGCGATGGAGGTTGGTGCCGTCTCGGTGATGCTCTATTGCTTTCGCGAGCGCGAGCTCCTGCTCAACATCAACGAGATGATCGCCGGATTTCGGCTGTTTCCCAGCTACATCCGTATCGGAGGGCTGCGCGAAGAGCTGCCGATCGGCTTTCACGACGCCGTGCGCGAGTTCCTGGATCGGCTCCCGCCGAAGCTGAGGGACTACCATAACCTGCTCACCAAGAACCGCATTTGGGAGAAACGAACGCGCGGTGTCGGCGTGCTCTCGAAACAGGATGCGCTCGACTGGGGTCTCGTCGGGCCGATCGGCCGCGCGTCGGGCCTCAACTACGACGTACGTCGCGTGTTTCCCTACCTGTGCTACGACACACTCGATTTCGACGTTCCCCTCGAGTCCGACGGCGACGTGTACGCGCGGTATCTCGTGCGTATGCGCGAGATGGAGGAGAGCGCGAAGATCTGTCGTCAGCTGATCGATCAGATCTCGCCCACCGGCGATTGGGCGGTCGATGACCCTCGACTCGTGCCGCCGCCGAAGGATCAGGTCTACACCGAGATGGAGGCGCTCATCCAGCACTTCCTGATCTATTCGCAGGGCTTTACGGTGCCGGCGGGTGAGGCGTATGTGCCAATCGAGGGCCCGCGTGGGGAGCAGGGCTTCTACGTGGTCTCGGACGGCACGAACCGGCCGTGGCGCATCAAGTCGCGCCCGCCCAGCTTTCTGGCGTGTCAAGCGCTGCCAAAGCTGATTGAAGGCGGGCTCATCGCCGACGTCATCGCGGTGATTGGCTCGACCGATGTGGTGATGGGGGATGTGGATCGATGA
- the nuoE gene encoding NADH-quinone oxidoreductase subunit NuoE: protein MPYGEGWHRSQRRVPPDGPPFAFTPANVARLEEICRHYPPEQRKSAVIAALYLVQEQQGHITGNAMKHVADVIGCPPAQVEDVVSYYVMFFTRPVGRYVLQVCRTLSCALRGAERVTEALCQHLQVRPGETTADGMFTVTEFECLGACDRAPVIMVNNDHWHECQAPERVTELIELLRTEGVEALSGCHLVREKHEE from the coding sequence ATGCCCTACGGCGAGGGCTGGCATCGCAGCCAGCGGCGGGTGCCGCCGGACGGGCCGCCGTTTGCCTTTACGCCGGCGAACGTCGCCCGCCTCGAGGAGATCTGTAGGCACTATCCGCCCGAGCAACGCAAGAGCGCCGTCATCGCGGCGCTCTATCTCGTGCAGGAGCAGCAGGGCCACATCACGGGTAATGCGATGAAGCACGTGGCCGACGTGATTGGCTGCCCGCCGGCGCAGGTCGAAGACGTGGTGTCGTACTACGTCATGTTCTTCACGCGGCCGGTCGGCCGATATGTGCTGCAGGTCTGTCGCACGCTGTCGTGCGCGCTCCGGGGCGCCGAGCGTGTCACCGAGGCCCTGTGCCAGCATCTGCAGGTGCGCCCCGGTGAGACCACCGCCGACGGGATGTTCACCGTCACCGAGTTCGAGTGTCTCGGTGCGTGCGACCGTGCACCCGTCATCATGGTCAACAACGACCACTGGCACGAGTGCCAGGCTCCAGAGCGGGTGACGGAGCTGATTGAGCTCCTCCGGACAGAGGGGGTGGAGGCGCTCTCTGGATGTCATTTGGTCAGGGAGAAACATGAGGAGTGA